ACCACCGTGGCCCTCGCCATCGAAAACGTCGTCCGCCAGGCTCGGGCCGCCGGACTGGCCGTCTACATCTGTGCCCAGGAGGGCGAGGTCCGGGAGCGCTTGGAGCGGATCGGCCGCACGGGCGACCTCAAACCCTCCTTCAACGAAACCCGCCACCAAGCCTTGGAGGCCGCAGTCCAATTCGTCGAGCGCACCCCCGAAACCGGAAAGCTCCCACCCCATCCCCTCACCTAGCCGGACCGACCCAAAGATTCCCAGCCACCTCGGCATCGAAACTCACCCGTCTGCCCGAGGCCAGCTGGAGGGAGAAGACACCAGCTTGGTCGTCCCGTTCCTCAAGCGAGAACACCACCCCCGGAACCAGCTCCCGCTCTTGCAACCAGTCGAGCAGGCCCCGCCGCTCGCCCTGCACCCGCAGCAGGCGATGGTCCCCGACTCGGCAGTCGCACAACGGCTGCCCTCCTCGCTCCGAGACCACTCCCCTGGCATCGGGAATGGGCGAGCCGTGGGGATCGCAGTCTGGTCGCCCCAACATCTCGTCCATGCGCTCAACAAGACGGTCGGAAATGACGTGTTCCAGCACTTCCGCTTCTTCATGCACATGGGCCCAGTCGAGCTTCATAATTTCCACCAAAAAGGTCTCGATCAGGCGATGGCGGCGAAGCACTTGCAGCGCCGCAGCCCGTCCAGACTCCGTCAAAGAAACTTGCTTACGGGGCGCGTAATCCACCAAGCCTTCGCTCGCCAAGTGCTTCATCATCGTGGTGACGGTGCCGGGAGTCACCGCTAGCTCCTCGGCAATCC
This portion of the Verrucomicrobiota bacterium genome encodes:
- a CDS encoding metal-dependent transcriptional regulator, which produces MSFQFPMPTSTVENYLKAALRLEEGGQFATVGGIAEELAVTPGTVTTMMKHLASEGLVDYAPRKQVSLTESGRAAALQVLRRHRLIETFLVEIMKLDWAHVHEEAEVLEHVISDRLVERMDEMLGRPDCDPHGSPIPDARGVVSERGGQPLCDCRVGDHRLLRVQGERRGLLDWLQERELVPGVVFSLEERDDQAGVFSLQLASGRRVSFDAEVAGNLWVGPAR